From the genome of Treponema denticola:
TACGGGAATGGCCGTAGTTTTTGTTACGATTGGACAAGATGTTCACATTGAAGGCGGCTATATTGAAGATGCTATAAATGAGGGCGTAAGACAGGGCTATACGGAAGGTTATTTAAGAAAATCCGTTGTTGCCGATCCCGTTTACAACAGGGTAAACACAAAGGATAATACGCCTGCCGTAATCCATTATAATATCGTACCCGGCGATAAACTTCATATTATGTTTGCAGGTAAGGGCTTCGGCTCCGAGAACATGTCCCGCCTTGGAATGCTTAAACCCTCCGACGGCCTTGAAGGGGTAAAAAAATTCATATTGGAAACTGTAGAACTTGCAGGGCCTAACCCCTGTCCTCCCATAGTTGTAGGTGTCGGAATAGGCGGTACCGTAGATAAGGTAACCTTGATAGCAAAAAAAGCCTTGATGAGACCTATGGATAGTTATAATCCAGATCCTTTCTATGCTAACCTCGAAAAAGAAATGCTTGAGAAAGTCAACGCCTTAGGTATAGGCCCCCAAGGTTACGGAGGTAAGACTACGGCTTTAAGGGTTTTAATCGAAACCTATCCCACACATATTGCAGGTCTTCCTATTTGTGTAAATATAAACTGTCATGCAACACGCCATAAGGAAGTTACTTTATAAGGGAGGAAGGAAAAATGTCTGAGATGAAAAAACTTACAACACCCTTTACAAGGGAAGATTTAAAAGATGTTAAGGCCGGAGATATTGTTTTATTAAACGGCTATATTTATACGGGAAGAGATGCAGCTCACAAACGCCTATGCGAACTTTTAGAAAAGGGAGAAAAACTCCCCATAGATGTAAAGGGGGCTGTCATGTATTATGTAGGGCCTAGCCCTGCAAAGCCCGGAGAGCCCATAGGTTCTGCAGGGCCTACAACCAGTTACAGAATGGATGCCTATACACCTCAGCTTTTAGATGAGGGGCTTATGGCTATGGTCGGAAAAGGAAAAAGAAACGATGAGGTAGTTGCAAAAATAATAGAACATGGAGCTTGTTATTTTGCCGCCATCGGAGGAGCCGCTGCCTTGATTAAAAGCCGAATTAAATCGGCCGAAGTTATCTGCTATGAAGATTTGGGAGCTGAGGCTGTCCGTAAGCTCTATGTTGAAGACTTTCCCGTAACCTGCATCATCGATTCCAAGGGGAACAACCTTTATAAACTGGGACGTGAAGAATACTTAAAAAGCCTAAACTAAAAGGTAGATGACTAATTTACAAAAAATTAACCTAGAGCTTAAAAGTCAAAAAGAAAAATTTACAGCTCTTTTAAAAGAAAATGGCCTTATTGCAGACTCCCTTGAAAGTGTTTACGGCATTTTTGATGAAGCCGACAATTTGGCCGCTTGCGGAGGGCGGGAAAAAAATATCTTAAAATGCTTTGCCGTAAAAGATGAATTTAAAGGCCTCGGTCTTACCGATGAGATTCTTTCGGCCCTCTTAAAAGACGCTTACGGAGAAGGTTATAAGTTCTTTTTTATATTTACAAAAAGATCAAGTGTTTCTTTTTTTACGGGGGCAGGTTTTATAAACTTAGCCTCATCGGATGATTCTTCCTTATTATACAGGGGAGAAAAAACCGTAGAGGAGGTTTTAAAGAATGAGCTCTTTCCTTATTGCCCTGACGGTATACCTTACGGTATAAGTGATGAGGGAAATGCAGCCATAGTTATGAATGCAAATCCCTTTACCCTCGGCCACAGATATTTAATAGAAAAAGCCTTAGATTATTGCGGAAGCAAGAACCTCCTTTTTGGTTTTGCCGTTGAGACCGACAAAAGTTTTTTTTCTTTTAATGACCGTTTTATGCTTATCAAAAAAAATACGGAAGACTTAAAAAATGTAGTAGTGCTTCCCTCATCTCAATTTTTAATAAGCGGAGCGACATTTCCGTCCTATTTTTTAAAAGAAAAAAGTTTAATAAGCAAAAATCAAACTCAGCTTGATGCAAGGATATTTTTAAAATACTTTGTACCTCTTTTTAATATTAAAATCCGCTTTTTGGGAGAAGAACCCTTAGACCCGAGTACCGAAATATATAATCAAACTCTATTGAATGAGCTCCCGCCTCAATGTGAGGTAAAAATAATTGAGCGTAAAAAAACTCAAAATCAGCAAATCATTTCCGCGACGCAGGTTAGAAAAGCATTTCAAAATAATAGTCTTGAAGATGTCCGATCCTTTTTACCCGAAACGACTTATAATTTTTTAAGGTCATTAAAACAAAAGACTAATTGATACCGGAGAAAAGATGAGTTTATCTTTATTGGAAAAAAGAGAAAAAACCGACTCCTTTGAAAAAGAACTTTTAAACCGTTTTCCTTTTAAAACACTTGTAGTAATCAGGGCCAATATTCCGGGCGGAAAAAAGGGCTCAATCGAATCGGATTGGATTGTATACCGCATTTTTTTGGAATGTAAAAAAAAGATGTCTCCGCTAAAAATTTTTCATTCCTACACCGATGAAGAAGGCTTAATCTTTTTTTTGATTGTAGATGCTCCGCCCTTGGAAGTGAAGGCTTTGAGCATAAAAATTGAAGATGATGAGTCCCTAGGCCGTCTTGCCGATATCGATGTTTTAACTGCGGAAAAACTTTTTTCGCGTAATGATTTCCCCAAAAATAAACATAAGAGGCGGAAATGTTTTTTATGCGAAAAAGATGCCGTGATCTGTGCGAGAAGCCGTGCTCATTCCCAAAAAGAAATAATGGATTTTATCTTAAAAAAAGTTCATGAAGATTGGTCTAACGACCCGTCTTACGATGGGGATATTTTTGAACTTTTGGGTAATTTAACCGAAAGCTCCCTCCTTGCAGAACTTTGCCGTCCATTGGGCTTCGGCTGTGTTACGGCTAATTCTCAAGGCTCCCACAAGGATATGGACTTTTTACTCATGCTTGAATGTATTCCCCTAATAGGGAATGCAATTAAAAATTTAAGCGAAAAAGATTGCGAATCCTTTGAGGCCTTGCGTGAATACGGGAAAAAACAGGAAAAAAAACTTTTAGATTTAACGGGCGGGGTAAACACCTATAAGGGGGCCTTATTTTTGCTTCTTATCTTAAATGCCTGTGCCTTCCGTATAATAAAAGAAAAAAAAGCCTTCACCGATTTAAGCAAAGAAATTGCAGCCTTTTCTCTTCCCTTAAAAAAAGATTTTGAGCTTAAAGTATGCTCCCCGTCTTCTTTACAGGCCTTTAATAATTTAGGGAGCGGGGGAGTGAGGGGCTTAGCCCTTTCAGGCTTTGCAGAACACTTTCAAAATTGGCTTCCCCTCTATAAAAAAACTTTTTCAGAAGGTGAGGACTTTGTAAAAATTATTGTTAAGATGATTGAAACTACCTGCGATACTACAATTATAAAGCGCAAGGGCGAAAAAGCCCTACTTGAGGTACAAAAAAAAGCTTACAGCCTTCTTTGTATAAACGATAAACTTGCTCAAGAAGCTTCTATAACAGAATTCTCTGCGTGGTGCGAAAAAAACAATATCTCAACAGGCGGCACCGCCGATAAGATTATCATTTTGTACAATCTGGAGCTGATTAGGGAGATTTTGTAATAGTTTTAGTAAGATTTCCATATGGTAAGAATAAATAAATTTGACAATTGAAAAATATCCTATTCTATGATATAATCAATTTACAGGGGTGATTAAAAATGCGGAAAAAGTTTGATGATTTAACCATCGCAGACGACTTTATGTTTTGCAAAATTATGCAGGATGAAGAAACGTGTAAAACATTTCTTGAAATGACTCTAGCCGATAAAATAGGTAAAATCTCGTATCTATCATCTCAAAATGCTATAATTACAAGAGCGGAAGCTAAGTTAATACGTCTTGATGTTTTAGTAAAAGATGAAACAGGTAAAACTTATGATATTGAAATGCAGGCCGTAAATGAGCATAATCTTGCAAAAAGAATGCGTTACTATCAGGCAGCACTGGATATTTTATTTTTAGATAAAGGCGAGCACTACAGCAGTTTGAATGATAGTTACATTATCTTTCTCTGCCTTTTCGATTCGGTCGGGAAGGATATGCCCATTTATACCTTTGAAAACATCTGCCTTGAAGACAGGCAAACGCTCTTAAATGACGGAACAAAAAAGATTATAATAAATGCAAATGCCTTTACAAAAGCAGAAGATGAAAATTTAAGCGGATTTTTGGAATATGTAAAAACCGGCAAGGTTACAACAGAGTTTACAGGGAGGATAGAAAATATGATAGAAAAATTAAAAAGCAATGAACAAGCGAGAAGCGAATACCGCTTTATCTCAGGGTTTGAAATGGATGCCCGCTATTATGGCAGACAAGAAGGTTTAGAAGAAGGCAGACAAGAGGGCTTGAAAGAAGGTAGACAAGCCGGAATGCAAGCCGGAATGCAAGCCGGAATGCAAGTTGGAAGAGAACAAGGTTTTACAGAAGGGGTAATGCAAACTGCAAAGAACTTGCTTGATATAGGTTTATCTGTTGAAAATATCTCAAAAGCTACAGGTTTAAGTTGTAACGAAATAGAAAGACTTAAAATTAAGCAGTAAGTTTAGCAGCAAATTTCTAGTTTAAGTACTTTCCATATCCTTTCAAGTAAGTTAAGTTCCCTATCAATTTAGCCGATACTATGGACATGGGCAGGTGTAACATAAACTTTAAAAAATATATTTTTATTTTGTTTTTTTCTCTTTCGTTTTTTTCCGTTTATTCTGATGATGAGATTAAGGAGTCTTATGACAGCGAATTTTTAAAGGCTGATGAGGGGCTGATTCCTCTGGTTCCTTTAGATAGAGTGCCCGATTCCGCATTAGTTAGAAGAGATATTGCAAAATCATGGCTTTTAGCGGCTCCTGAAGAAATTGCCTCCCGGCATTTAAATATTGACGCGGATTCGGCCGGAAACCTTTTTAAAATAAGATCGGTATATCTAAAAGAAAAAAAGCTTCTTGCCGTAGTTATAAGCCCGATTGATACCGAGTTTTCAAACCTCGAAAAGGTTCCGCAAGGGACATGGATTTTATACCGGAATTATGAAACCGGAGCTCCTGAATGTATTAAAATTTATCCGCGTGAAAATCCTGAACTTTATTTAAGCATAAGGCCTTCATCATCAAAAGATAAATCGCTTATAAGTATTTGTCTTTTTAATACTTATGTCAGAAAAGATATTTCCGTAGGTATTCCTTTTGAGAATTTATATTATTTGCCTCTTTTAAAACTAAGGGATATTACAAAGGATATGCTCCCTTGGGATATCTTCAATCCGCCTATTTTTTATAACGGTGTTGAAGCGGCATCAGATACAATTCGGGAAAGGTTAAAGACCTTGGTTTATATTCAAGACGGAGCCTTTGACGAATTCGGTAAGCCTGTCCATTTAATGGACGGAAGACCTCAGACTGAAGATGATATTGTAAAAGCCATTCGGCCCGATCAAAGGCTTAAAGATATAAAAGGCGGTGTAAACTGTTCAGGTTTTGCCAAATGGATAGTGGATGGAATGATTCGGCCCATAGCAGGGCAGGGTATCTTTATTAAAAGCCTTAAAACAGAAACCGATGTGCCTAATACTTATTTTACCAAGCCTTACAAGGAAAGAGACCTTTATTTCGGCCTTGAATGGATACGCAATCTTGCGGCTGCAGCTTTAAGTTTAAACGTAAAACGTACTATAAAGCCCATCGGTTCCGGCGTCGATGTTACGATTGAACCCTTTGCTCTTGTGCCTCCCATAAAGCAAAAGAATGTAAAAGAAGATTTTGCTTCGTTTAAGGGATATGAAAAAACAGCGGGTTATCAGACTTCTTATTTACAAGCTCTCCTTTATTATCTTGCGATAAGCGAGCCGGGGCATTTTTATTTAGGAGCGGTAAGCCGGACAGTAAGCCGGGCTGCAAGCCCGGAAAAAGGAAGTCCGCCTCTTAGACAATATCACCATATTGCAGCCTTTTTCCCTTATTTTGACGTTTTCGGTAATTTTCATATTGATGTTTACGAAAGCGGAGAGGAAACTTCAATAGAGCAATTTATGAGTTTAAACTCTGATGCCTTTACAGCCTTGGTCAGAATAAGGGCACCCCAACCCGGAGTATTCAATCCGTAAAATCGGCTGTAGGGCCTAGGCCGCCGACAGGCTGTCATAGACTGCTTATTACTTGAGGCAGAGCCCTATCTCCCATTTTATTTTTTAATAAAAAGGCTAGGGCAGTTCCGGTTAAAAGCCCTAAAAAAAGGCCTCCTACAACGGCTTTTTCGGTGTAGAAAATAAGGTAGGAGCTCAAACTGAAAACAAAGGCTAGAAGTACGGGAAGAATAACCGAAGAAAGGGTTTGAATCCTTGTTTGGTTTTCCTTAATTTCTACAATAACGAAGTCTCCTTTTTTTAAATTTCTTCCGCTATTGTTTAAGGCAGTAATCTTATTTCCGCTGACTGCTAAAAGCCCCCTTTCCTTATTCTTACCTGCAAAACCGCAGCCTCCGCAAGTTGCACAGCTTTTTACTGCAGAGCAGTCTTTTTGGTTTATGGAGCAGGCGTTTTCGGTCTTTGAATTATCCAAATCTATGTTTATCTTTTCTACATTGTTTTTATCGGTCCACACTGACGTAACTATTCCGTATCTTTGCAAAGTTCCGACTCCTCAAAAATTCTTTTTATTTCTATTGCGTTCCCATCATCATCGGTTTTGATAAAAAGGCCTTGAAGGACGGGGCGTGCCCAAGCGTCTTTTCCAAAATCGGGAAGGCAGGTGCGGTATTCTCTTATTTTATCTTCAATCGCATATCCGCCGACCGAATTAAGGCTTCCTGTTCTGCCTGCATCCGTTATGTAGGCGGTTTTATTTTCTAAAATACACTCATCGGCTGTCTGCACCCTTGTTCCCGATCCGATCAGGGCTGAAACCTTGCCTGAAAGCAAAAAGCCTAGGGCTTGTTTTTCTGCTGTTGCAAAAGAGGAAAAATCCACAAAGATGATATCCGCTTCTTCTTTTAATCGGGAAACAAGTTTTTCGGTTTCAGTAAAGGGGTTTTCAGCCATTATTTTGTGATGTCCTATTCTGCCGATGACTGAAACGACGGCTATTTTTTTGTTTGGTTTTAAATTAAAAATCTTCCATCCGTTGCCGGGAGATTCCGACGGCAAATTAAAGGGGCGTAGTACATGGGGTGTTTTAGGAAGGTCATCTACCAAGTCTTTTTTTTGAAAGATTAAATCTCCTGAAGTGATACAGTCGATACCGAGTTTTTTTAAGTAGACGGCATGCTGTTTTCCAAGCCCACCCGAGCCCGTAGCCGAATTTGCATTAGCAATAACAAAATCGGCCTTATATTTTTCTTTTAAATTTGAAAGTTGTGTTTTTACGAGCCATACACCGGCCTTGCCTGTAATTTCGGCAATATATAAAATATTCATTATTTATTCTTGATAATCCATCTCTTTTAAAATTTTATTGCATCTTTCAGCCAAATCATTCATTCCCAGTTCAAGATAGGTATCACGCAAGTTAAAAACCGCATCTCCCATTTCAGGGTCAAGTGTAACGGCCGATTCAAAGGCTCTCCGTGCAGCCCTATAGTTTTCCTTATTAAACAAAACCGTTCCGTAATTATTCCAAACCCTTCCGTTTTCGGGCTCCAGTTTTATAGCGCTTTCAAAGGCTCTTTCTGCCTGATCGATGTCTCCCGTTTCAAATAAAACAAGCCCTAATGAATCCCAAGCGTCAGCCTCATAGGGATTGTATTTTAAGGATTGAAAAAGGGCAAACTTACTGTCGTTTTGTCTTTTAGCGGCATAGTAGCTCAAACCTAGGTTGAGCCACATCAGGCTGTTATCGGGTTCAAGGGCAAGCCCTTTTTTTAAGCAGGCTATAGCTTCATTGTGAAAGCCCTGCATAGACATGCTCACTCCCGTATCGTTAAAAAATTGAGCCGATTCTTGCATTTTCTACCTCAATATCGTGTTAAACAAATCGAAGATAAGTTCTTTTGCTTCGTTTTGTTTGTAATTATTTTGAAGCTTTATCAATGAAGCTTCTACAATCTTTTTGCCGTAATCTTCTGCCCTTTTTACAGCCTTTGAAGAACAAATAGCCGAAATCGAGGCTTCGACTGCTGGAGATTCTATGCCTTCTTTTGCAGCCTGTTTAAATAAAAGCTTTATTTTTTCGGCACCTTCAGGATTTTCTTCCGTATAAAAAATTAGAGGAAGGCTTTTTTTGCCTTCAACTATGTCATCGCCCCGCCTTTTACCGGCGTTGCCTTCGGTAATATTTTTTACATCGTCCAAGATCTGAAAACCTATACCCATATCGGTCATAAGTTTTCCGTATTCCAGAACTTCATTGATAGGTTTACCGGCAGCTATAAAGCCTAATTCTCCTGCCAACTTTGCAAGAGAGCCCGTTTTTAGGCTTATCATAGTTATGTATTCGTCGACTGACGGAATTATATCGGGATTTGAATGCCAGCCTATGTCCATAGACTGCCCTAAATGGAGCCTTCTTAAATTTTGCGAGTAAAGCGAGTATATTTCGGCCCTCACGGATTCTGAAACTTCATAATTTATCAGGGGATTAAGGGCTTCAAAATAAAGCCATGAGGCGGAATTTAAAGCCGTATCAAGCCCATATTTTATGTGAGCCGCAGGAGCACCTCTGCGGGTATCGGATTTATCCTCTATATCGTCATGGACGAGGCTTGCCGTATGACAAAATTCGATGAGGGGGGTAAGGGGGTAGGCCTTTTCGGGATCGCCTTCCGCAAGTTCGCATGAAAGAACGCATAGAAGGGGCCTCCACCTTTTTCCTCCGCGTTTTACCAAATCCCTTACAGGATTGATGATATTCAAAAAAAAGCCGGCCGGCAAGCCGTAAGCTAATTCGCCGAAACTTTGAGAAATCCACAAAGAATTTATTTTTTCGGGCAAAAAACAATCGAGAGTTTTTTCGATATGTTCAAGCCTATTTTTTAATTCCATCATCTTTTCACAATATATCACAAAAATGGAAAATTGACAATCTATACTCAGAAAATTATCAAGCCTTTTAGTTTTACATAACTTTTAAGACAGGCGGCATACAGTCTACAGACTGTCTACAGACAGATTGACTTATACTTCATGTACTGTTATAATACTTATCATATCAAATTTTTAAGGGGTATCTATGCAAATAAAACGAGAAGCGGTTTGCGGAACACTCCAATCAAATGATTGCCTTGTCCGTATTGTTCCTTCCGAAAAACTTGAACTTGACTTAAAAAGCTCTGTTTTAAACGAATTCGGTGCACAAATTAAAAAAACGGTGCAGGAAGTATTGGATGAGTTTGAAGTAAAAAATGCCAAGCTCTTTATCGAAGACAAGGGTGCCTTAGATTGTACAATCAAGGCCCGTGTAGAAACAGCATTGAGGCGCGCAAATGAAGAATAGAAGAAGTATGCTTTTTATGCCCGGTAATAATCCGGGAATGTTGGTATCGGCCGATATTTTGGGAGCGGATTCCATCATTTACGATTTGGAAGATGCCGTCTCTCTTGATGAAAAAGACTCGGCCCGTACTCTGGTGCGGAATGCTCTTTCCTTTTTAAAGTTTACCTATTCCGAAATCACTGTAAGAATAAACCCCATCGACTCCCCTTATTGGGAAAAGGACTTGGAGGCAATTATTCCGGTTCTTCCCGACGGAATCGTAATTCCTAAGGCTTCGGTCGATGCCGTTCACTCGGTCGAGCAAAAAATAAACGAGATAAAAAAGGCTCACAATATCACTAAGAATTTCAGCTTTCTTATGCTGGTAGAATCGGCCCGCGGAATTATGGATGTAAATTCGATAGCCAAGGCCTCATCGCTAATTCAAGGCCTTCTTTTAGGCGGCGAAGATTATTCGGTCGATATGGGAATTCAGCGTACCCGTCTTTCAAAAGAACTGGAATACGCCCGCTTTAGTTTGACGACAGCCGCCCATGCATACGGTTTGGACTCCCTTGATACACCCTTTACGGATGTAGAAGACTTTGAGGGGCTAAGGCTCGATACGGCCTTTAGTAAGAGCATAGGATTTTCGGGCCGCTTGGTTATCAATCCCCGTCAGGTCGAAGAGATTCATAAAATATTTTCTCCTTCAAGTGCCGAAATTGAAAGAGCCGAGGCTATTTTACAGGCTGCGGAAGAAGCCAAACAAAAGGGCTTAGGCGTATTCAGCTTTAAGGGAAAGATGGTCGACTTACCGGTTATCAAGAGGGCTCAAGCTCTTTATGATTCTGCCAAAAACTGGGGCTTGATAAAATAGGGAGGAAGAGATATGAATAACATACTTGGAAGAGAAGGCTTGGACAATCCTTTTAAGGGAGCCTTTGTAAATAAAAAAAATGCAAAATATGAGCTTACAAAAAATGTAAAACCCGCCTTAGGGAAAACCTTAGCCCAAGCCCTTGATGAGCTTAAACTCCATGACGGAATGGTTATAAGTTTTCATCATCACCTTAGAAACGGCGACTATGTTCTTGATATGGTAATGAGGGAAATTAAAAAAAGAGGAATCAAAGATTTGACCGTAATGGCTTCTTCGATTTTCCCCTGCCATGAGATTTTGGTTGAACTTATGGAAGACGGAACGGTTACCCAACTTATTACCTCCTATATGTCAGGGCCTGTTGCAAAGGCTGTAAGCTACGGTAAGTGTAAAAAGCCCGTAATTATGACGACACACGGCGGACGACCCAGAATGATTTTAGAAAAAGAGGTTACGATAGACGCTGCCTTTTTAGCCTCGCCTTGTGTAGACGATCAAGGAAATATTTCGGGCTCCGAAGGAAGGTCATTTTGCGGTTCCTTAGGTTATGCCGTAGCCGATGCTCAAATGGCAAAAAAAACTATAGCCATTACCGATACAAGAGTTTCAAAGGTTAAAAGACCAGACATTGAAGGCCGTTTTGTCGACATGGTGGTAGAGGTAGATAAAATAGGAGACCCTGCAGGTATTGTAAGCGGAACAACTCAGATTACAAAAGATCCGATCGGCTTAAAAATAGCCCGCGACTGCCGCACTCTTATTGAACACTCAGGTCTTTTTAAAAACGGCTTTAGTATGCAGACCGGAGCAGGCGGTATTTCCCTTGCTGTTGCAGATGAAATGCACCGAGCAATGAAAGAAAAAAACATAAAGGGAAGTTTCGGCTGTGGTGGAATTACAGGCTATTTTGTAAAGATGCTTGAAGAAGGTCTTTTTGAAGATCTTTATGATGTTCAGTGCTTTGACCTTTCGGCCGTAGATTCTACCGAAAAAAATGTAAACCATCACAAGATTTCAGCCGACCTTTATGCAAACCCTAACAATCCCGACCATGTTGCAGGAAAGCTTGACGTCGTTATCCTCGGTGCAAGCGAAATAGATTTGGACTATAACGTAAACGTAACCACCGGTTCCGACGGTATAATATTGGGAGGTTCGGGAGGACATGCCGATACGGCAGCAGGAGCAAAACTTTCAATAATCGTTTCAAAGCTCTTTAATGCCCGCATTTCTTGTCTCGTCGATAAGGTCCGCACCGTAACCACTCCGGGAGAAACAATCGATGTTTTTGTTACTGATAGAGGTATTGCAATTAATCCGCGCCATGCAGATTTAATTAAAAAGCTGAAGGCGGAAACAAATCTTGAAATTAAAACTATCGAAGAATTAAAAGAAATTGCAGAATCCTTTACAGGAAAACCTCAAGTTAAGCCCCGTTCCGGCGAAGTGGTGGGAATAAGCACCTACCGTGACGGTACCGTTTTAGATGTCATAAATAAGGTTTAAAAATAGAGATGCCGATTAAATTACTCTATTTAATCGGCACCGCCTATTATAAAATTATTCTATAAATTCGGATTTTACTCTTTAAAAATACTACCAACTATGTTATCATTATTATAACGGAGGAAGCTTATGAAAATAATGATGGTTACAAGCGAACTTGTTCCATTTGCAAAAGTAGGAGGCTTGGCTGATGCCGTTACAGCTTTATCGATGGCTCTTGCAAAAAAAGGACATGATGTAAGGGTTGTAATGCCTCGTTATTATAAAATAGATCGAAAAAACTTAAAACAAATTCCGGGGGCTATGGCTGTTCATTTAGGGTCTTATGAACACTGGGTAGGAGTTTATGAATCTCACCTGCCTTCTTCAAAGGTTAAGGTTTATTTTATAGACCATGAACAAGCCTTCGGCAGGGATGGAGTTTACGGTTCATCTTTTGAGCCTGATTTTTCCGATAATACGAAAAGATTTTCTATTTTAGCTCATGCCGCTTTTCAAGTTTGCAGAAAGCAGGCATGGATTCCCGATGTTATACACGCTCATGATTGGGCTGCAGGCTTGGTGCCCGTGCTTTTACGCTTTACCGAAAAAAATACGGAATTTAAAAATACGGCAAGTGTTTTTACAATTCATAATATGGGTTACCAAGGTGTTTATTCAAAGCATACCTTTCCCGATACCGGCCTTGATTGGAACGATTTTTATACTACGGGTTTTGAAGACTGGGATAGAATAAACTTTTTAAAAGCTGCCCTTGTTTCTTCCGATATGCTTACAACCGTTTCTCCTTCCTATGCGGAAGAAATTAAACGCCCCGAATTCGGCTTTAGGATGGACGGTATTTTGCGTTACAGAGAAAAAGAACTGACAGGAATTTTAAACGGGGTAGATACCTCAATCTGGAATCCTTCAAAAGACGAGTATATTCCTTACCGATACAATTCTATAACCCTTGAAGAAAAAGGAAAAAATAAGGCCGTTTTACAGGAAAGATTCGGTCTCGAAATAAATCCTTCCGTTCCGGTATTCGGCATGATAAGCCGATTGGTCGATCAAAAGGGTATTTCAGAGCTTTTCGGACCCATGTACGGTTCGGCCTTTAAGATATGCTCGGATATAAAGCTGCAAATGGTTGTTTTAGGTGCAGGAGAGGCTTGGTGCGAAAAAGAGCTCAATTTCCTTTCACAAAGGCTTCCCAATTTTAAATGTTATATAGGCTATAATGAAGAATTAAGCCATCTAATCGAAGCCGGAAGCGACTTTTTCTTGATGCCTTCACGATATGAACCATGCGGCTTAAACCAAATGTATTCCCTTCTTTACGGAACCTTGCCCATAGTCCGAAAGACGGGAGGGCTCGCAGACACTGTAGAAAACTATAATGAAGAAACAG
Proteins encoded in this window:
- a CDS encoding fumarate hydratase, whose product is MHIVEAKKITEEVKRMAIEAAYYLPQDVLTSLKMSREAEKWSLARDTLDQIIENADIAKNTNSPMCQDTGMAVVFVTIGQDVHIEGGYIEDAINEGVRQGYTEGYLRKSVVADPVYNRVNTKDNTPAVIHYNIVPGDKLHIMFAGKGFGSENMSRLGMLKPSDGLEGVKKFILETVELAGPNPCPPIVVGVGIGGTVDKVTLIAKKALMRPMDSYNPDPFYANLEKEMLEKVNALGIGPQGYGGKTTALRVLIETYPTHIAGLPICVNINCHATRHKEVTL
- a CDS encoding Fe-S-containing hydro-lyase produces the protein MSEMKKLTTPFTREDLKDVKAGDIVLLNGYIYTGRDAAHKRLCELLEKGEKLPIDVKGAVMYYVGPSPAKPGEPIGSAGPTTSYRMDAYTPQLLDEGLMAMVGKGKRNDEVVAKIIEHGACYFAAIGGAAALIKSRIKSAEVICYEDLGAEAVRKLYVEDFPVTCIIDSKGNNLYKLGREEYLKSLN
- a CDS encoding citrate lyase ligase; translation: MTNLQKINLELKSQKEKFTALLKENGLIADSLESVYGIFDEADNLAACGGREKNILKCFAVKDEFKGLGLTDEILSALLKDAYGEGYKFFFIFTKRSSVSFFTGAGFINLASSDDSSLLYRGEKTVEEVLKNELFPYCPDGIPYGISDEGNAAIVMNANPFTLGHRYLIEKALDYCGSKNLLFGFAVETDKSFFSFNDRFMLIKKNTEDLKNVVVLPSSQFLISGATFPSYFLKEKSLISKNQTQLDARIFLKYFVPLFNIKIRFLGEEPLDPSTEIYNQTLLNELPPQCEVKIIERKKTQNQQIISATQVRKAFQNNSLEDVRSFLPETTYNFLRSLKQKTN
- the citX gene encoding citrate lyase holo-[acyl-carrier protein] synthase, which encodes MSLSLLEKREKTDSFEKELLNRFPFKTLVVIRANIPGGKKGSIESDWIVYRIFLECKKKMSPLKIFHSYTDEEGLIFFLIVDAPPLEVKALSIKIEDDESLGRLADIDVLTAEKLFSRNDFPKNKHKRRKCFLCEKDAVICARSRAHSQKEIMDFILKKVHEDWSNDPSYDGDIFELLGNLTESSLLAELCRPLGFGCVTANSQGSHKDMDFLLMLECIPLIGNAIKNLSEKDCESFEALREYGKKQEKKLLDLTGGVNTYKGALFLLLILNACAFRIIKEKKAFTDLSKEIAAFSLPLKKDFELKVCSPSSLQAFNNLGSGGVRGLALSGFAEHFQNWLPLYKKTFSEGEDFVKIIVKMIETTCDTTIIKRKGEKALLEVQKKAYSLLCINDKLAQEASITEFSAWCEKNNISTGGTADKIIILYNLELIREIL
- a CDS encoding Rpn family recombination-promoting nuclease/putative transposase; this translates as MRKKFDDLTIADDFMFCKIMQDEETCKTFLEMTLADKIGKISYLSSQNAIITRAEAKLIRLDVLVKDETGKTYDIEMQAVNEHNLAKRMRYYQAALDILFLDKGEHYSSLNDSYIIFLCLFDSVGKDMPIYTFENICLEDRQTLLNDGTKKIIINANAFTKAEDENLSGFLEYVKTGKVTTEFTGRIENMIEKLKSNEQARSEYRFISGFEMDARYYGRQEGLEEGRQEGLKEGRQAGMQAGMQAGMQVGREQGFTEGVMQTAKNLLDIGLSVENISKATGLSCNEIERLKIKQ
- a CDS encoding SoxR reducing system RseC family protein, coding for MQRYGIVTSVWTDKNNVEKINIDLDNSKTENACSINQKDCSAVKSCATCGGCGFAGKNKERGLLAVSGNKITALNNSGRNLKKGDFVIVEIKENQTRIQTLSSVILPVLLAFVFSLSSYLIFYTEKAVVGGLFLGLLTGTALAFLLKNKMGDRALPQVISSL
- a CDS encoding TIGR00282 family metallophosphoesterase, whose product is MNILYIAEITGKAGVWLVKTQLSNLKEKYKADFVIANANSATGSGGLGKQHAVYLKKLGIDCITSGDLIFQKKDLVDDLPKTPHVLRPFNLPSESPGNGWKIFNLKPNKKIAVVSVIGRIGHHKIMAENPFTETEKLVSRLKEEADIIFVDFSSFATAEKQALGFLLSGKVSALIGSGTRVQTADECILENKTAYITDAGRTGSLNSVGGYAIEDKIREYRTCLPDFGKDAWARPVLQGLFIKTDDDGNAIEIKRIFEESELCKDTE
- a CDS encoding tetratricopeptide repeat protein, translating into MQESAQFFNDTGVSMSMQGFHNEAIACLKKGLALEPDNSLMWLNLGLSYYAAKRQNDSKFALFQSLKYNPYEADAWDSLGLVLFETGDIDQAERAFESAIKLEPENGRVWNNYGTVLFNKENYRAARRAFESAVTLDPEMGDAVFNLRDTYLELGMNDLAERCNKILKEMDYQE